The Candidatus Campbellbacteria bacterium genome segment TAAATTGATAGATTCGGCAGTAGCTAACGCGCGCCACAATGATAATAAAAAGCCGGAAGATCTATATGTGAGCGAAGTTCGCGTAGACGAGGGTTTCACTCTTAAAAGATTCCGTCCGCGAGCTAGGGGTCGGGCAACTCGGCTCAGAAAACGCACTTCGCACATATATCTAACGCTTGACGAGAAAAAATAGAATTTTATGACACACACTGTACACCCATACGCACATAGAATTGGAATTATCCGTGATTGGAAATCACGCTGGTTCGGTTCAAAGAAATCATATCCCGAGTATTTGCGCTCGGATGTGGTTATTCGTGAGCACCTTGAAAAAAAGTTGCGTGGGTTGTATGTTTCTTCAGTAGATATTGAGCGCAGTGAAAAAGTTCTTCGCGTAATAGTAAAAACTTCACGCCCCGGTCTTATAATAGGCCGAAACGGAGAAGAGATACAAAAGCTAAAAACATCTTTAATAAAAGCTCTACGGAAAGCAGAATCTAATATTCCCGAAGAAGTACGAATTGATGTCGAAGAGATCAAATCTCCTGAGTCCGACGCCGGCATAGTAGCGGAGATGGTACGTGAAGGACTTGAGCGCCGTCTGCCGTTTCGACGTGTGTTGAAACAGACAGCAGATAAAGTAATGGCGAATCGAAACGTTCTGGGCGTTCGTATTCGCGTAGCCGGTCGTCTTGGCGGAGCTGACATGGCAAGAACTGAAGAAATAATGAAGGGTCGAGTTCCTCTTCAGACTTTTCGCTCAGACATTGATTTCACCGAGACTCGAGCCGGAATAGCCCAAGGAACGCTTGGTATTAAGGTCTGGATATATCGCGGTGAGGTATTTGAAGAAGATAAAGAGAGCTCACGATAATTAATACGCTTATGTTATTCCCTAAGAAAGTAAAGTTCAGAAAGTGGCAAAAACAGCGCAAGCACCCTGAGAAAACGGGAGTGGCTAGCCGTGGAATAGACATTGATTTTGGTTCTCACGGAATGAAGTCGGTGGATTATGGGCGAATCCGATCTTTTCAAATAGAAGCGGCGCGAAAGATTATATCGCGAACTATCGGCAAAACAGGGCGTATGTGGATCCGTGTTTTTCCCGACCGACCCTATACCGAGAAACCACCCGAGGTAGGTATGGGTAAAGGTAAAGGCGATCCGCAGGGGTATGAATTCGAAGTTACTCCGGGGCGCGTTCTTTTCGAAGTAGACGGAGTTACCGAAGAAGTAGCGCGAGAAGCGCTTCGTAAAGGAGCAGCCAAATTACCGGTAGCTATAAAAATTGTTGCTCGCTAGTATTATGAAAATGAAAGAAATACAAAAAAAGAAAGACAACGATCTGAAAAAGCTTCTTTTAGAGAAGCGCGAGGAACTGCGGGAATACCGTTTTGGCGCGACCGGGAGCAAGGCCAGCAATACGAATCTTGGAAATCAGATAAAAAAGGATGTGGCTCGTATTCTAACGGAGATAAACGCCAGAGCTCAGAAATAAACTAAACGTATGGAAAAGACAAAGGAACAAACAAATAAAAGAAACAAAACCACGCTAAAAGGCACGGTAGTTTCGGACAAAACGAAAGACACGGTAGTGGTTTTGGTTAATCGTTATGTAAAGCATCCAAAGTACAAAAAGTATATGAAGATAGGCAGGCGTATTAAAGCCGCGGACGTAGGTAATACGCGCTCGGTTGGAGATACTATCTTTATAGAAGAATGTGCTCCGATATCCAAAGATAAGCGTTTTAAGGTGATCGATAAGTAGAAGTCACCTATTTAGCAAAAATATTATGATTCAGACTCAAACACTCGTAAAAATAACAGATAACTCAGGCGGAAAGATCGGCCGTGTGTTCAAGATACTCGGTGGGTCAAAGAAGCGATACGCACAGATAGGTGACGTTGTTGTTTTGTCGGTGCAGTCAGCGGAACCACGCAAGCAAGTCAAGAAAAAAGATGTTTTGCATGCCGTGGTTGTAAGACAAGCCAAACCAATGCGACGTGATGATGGATCATATATTCGCTTCGATGAAAACGCGGTGGTGGCAATCGAGAAAGGCGGCAAGGAGCCTCGCGCTGGACGTGTCTTTGGGCCTATTCCACGCGAGATATCCGAAAAAGGATTTCAGCGTATCGCTTCGCTTGCCCCAGAAGTACTCTAGTGATAAACTCATCCTCTATGAAGATCAAGAAAAACGACAACGTTACAGTGGTTTCAGGAAAAGATAAAGGAGTAACCGGAAAAGTTACAGAGGCTTTTCCTCGTCGAAACAAAGTTGTCGTTGAAAGTGTAAACGTGGTGAAGCGTCACGCTAAGTCGAGCAAAAAAGGGGAAAGTGGGGAGATAATTGAGAAATCTCTACCGATCGACGTTTCCAACGTAATGCTACTCGATCCAAAAGAAAACAAACCGACAAGAATAGGCTACTCTACGAACAAGGAGGGCAAAAAGGTCCGCGTGGCGAAAAAGAGCGGCCAGAACATAGACTAATTTAGATATTATGACAACGACTTTAAGAGAAAAACAAAGCAAGGCATTTGAGGAGTTGAAAGGTGATCTTGGATACGAAAACAAGATGCAGGCTCCGCGTATTGAAAAGATAGTTATATCAAGCGGTATCGGTAAAGTGGACGATAAGAACAAAATTGAACTTATCGAGGATCGGTTGGCTCGTATTACCGGCCAAAAACCCGCTCCACGCCAGGCGAAAAAATCCATTGCTAGCTTTAAAGTACGTGAAGGCGACAAGGTTGGCTATCAGGTCACTCTGCGCGGACCCGAGAAGGAGGCGTTTTTTGACAAGCTGATAAATGTCGCCATTCCGCGTATGCGCGACTTTCGTGGGCTGTCTCGCGAATCGGTAGACGAAATGGGTAATTATACTGTCGGAGTCAGGGAGCACACTATTTTTCCCGAGACGTCAGATGAAGAGCTGCGCAATGTGTTTGGTTTTTCAGTTACTATCGTGACAACCGCAAAGAGCGGCGAAGAAGCTTTGAGGTATTTAGAGTACCTAGGTTTGCCGATAAAAAAAGAGGAAACCGAAACTGAACAATAAAACAACGCAAAACGGCCTAAAATAAGGGAAATAAATGCTTCAATCTATAGATTGAAGCATTTATTTTGTCATTATTACTTAACTCAATTGTTAACAATCGAAGCATATGGTTGTGATACAATTTAGCCCATGGAAGGCAAAGAATCATTTCCGCAAAATCCAGAAGGTGAGAGCGAAGAGAGTTCTCCGGAAAGCGGTCCGGAGGCTATCGAGGGTGATAAAACAGAGAGCGGAGAAGTTCCAGAATTTGACCCAGAGAGAGTCGATACAGATAAATTAAGGGAAGCGATCAGAAGAGCAAAAAATAGTTAATAGCGAACTTAAGGGCTTTTTGAGAGCATAAGTTCGATTGATCTATAACTAAGAAAGTTTATATAAAATGGAAAATTTTAACGATCAACTCGAAGACAACGAAGAAGATCTAAGGCAAGCTAGCGTAAATAAAACCCCGGAAGAGGTGAGAGAGCGAATGAGAGAACTCTCAGAAGAGATCAAGGATGAAAATAGCGAAAGAGAAGGAGATATGAATGCGGATGAATTGAGACAAAGACAAGAAGAAGCGGGGGACACAACCGGGGACGAAGACTTTGGTAAACCAGCTGGGGTTAATATGACTCCCGAGGAGGTTAGAAAAAAACAGGAAGAAGAGGAAAGTAAACTCTCCCAAGCTAAAGGTAGATTGGTGGACGCCGCGGTTGAAAAAAGCCCCGAAGAGCTTAGGCGAGACGCGGCCGAGGGAGGAGACGAAGAAGACGGTGACGAAGAGATGAAAAAAGCCGCTTAATAAAGCATTTTGCGCAGGTACATAAACATCGCAAGGGGTCAAAAAGGCATTTGACAATAATCTACTATCTTGCTAATCTTCTGTGGTAAAGCTCACGGGCTTTTTACTTTTGTCTTTATAACAAGACTTATATTTGTTAGTAATTATTTATTTGCAAGTTAATTTATGGCTAAAAAGTCAGTAATCGCACGAAGCCAAAAGAAGCCGAAACACTCGACGCGCGTAGTGCGGCGTTGTTTTAAGTGCGGTCGCAAGCGCGGCTATATGCGAGATTTTGACCTTTGCCGTATCTGCTTTAGAGAACTTGCAAATGAAGGGAAAATTCCCGGAGTTAGAAAATCGTCATGGTAACAGACCCTATTGGAGACTTTTTAACGCGTATTGAGAACGCAGGAAACGCCCGTCAGAATACGACAACGGTGCCGTTTTCGTCGCTGAAAGAAAATATAGCCAAAGTTCTTGAGCGCGAAGGATACATTGCAAGTGTTGAAACGTCAGGTAAGAACACCTCAAAGACTCTCGAGGTTGGGATCAAGTATAGTGCCGACAAAACACCTCGAGTGAATAAAACCGAACGAGTGTCCAAGCCGTCACGCAGAATGTATACTTCTTATGAAGATATAAAGCCGTTCAAATTCGGGAAAGGCAATACGATCCTTTCAACCCCCAAAGGCATCCTTACTGATATGGAGGCCAAAAAACAAGAAGTGGGAGGAGAGATACTTTTTTCAATCTGGTAAGAGAAATATATGTCACGAGTAGGAAAACAAGAATTAAAAATACCTAATGGTACGACCGTCGAACTAAACGGCGATACTGTTGTTGTTAAGGGGCCAAAGGGAACTTTGGAGAGGACTCTGAATCCCAAGGTAAACGTTTCGGTAGAAGATGGTGAGGTTAAAGTTACTCCTGTCGATGACGAACTTCCTACTCAAGCGCTGTGGGGTACTTTTGCCTCGCACATAAAAAATATGATAGACGGGGTAAACGATCCCTTTGAGAAGAAACTAGAAGTAGAGGGCGTGGGATATCGAGCGGAAATGCAAGGTAGCGACTTGGTTTTGAATGTCGGGTATTCGCATCCTATAAAGATGCCGATACCGGAAGGCGTTGAGGTTTCAGTTGAAAAAAATGTCATTTCGGTATCTGGTCCCAACAAAGAGACTGTCGGACAATTCGCCTCCTCGATCCGGTCTATGAGGAAGCCGGAGCCGTACAAAGGCAAAGGAATTCATTATGAAGATGAGTATGTCCGCCGTAAGCAAGGTAAGAAATCTGTATAACCTTTATGACCACTCTTAGAAACAAAAAAAGACTCAACCGACATAATCGCATTCGTGCGAGAATAATGGGAACTGCCGAGCGTCCTCGCCTTGCTGTTTTTCGTTCAAATAAACAGTTCTACGCGCAGCTTGTTGATGATGAGGCGGGAGAAACACTTATCGGAGTAACCTCCCTTAATATCAAGAACAAATCTTCCAAAGAAAAAGCACAGGATGTGGCAAAAGAGATAGCGAAAAAGGCGAAGGAAAAAGGTATAGAGAAAGTAGTTTTTGATCGCGGTGGTTTTCTTTACACCGGTAACATTAAGCTTTTCGCTGATACCGCTCGGGAAGCAGGGTTAATTTTTTAGATTTTATGCAGATGACTACGGACAAAACAAAAGAAGATATGACTGAAAAAACCAATTCGCCAAAGCCAAAGAGTGAAGGTAAAGAAGGCTCAGAACGAACTAGCTCTCAGAGCTATAATAAAGATAGCGCGCGAGTGTCGCGATACGGAGATCCGAGCAAGCGCCAATCAAAAGAAGGGGCAGAAAACCGCAGAGGTGGAGGCAGAAAACAAGGAAAGCGTTTTAATAAAAAAGGAGATCGTCCTCGTCCTGAATTTGATCAGAAAATTGTTTCAATTCGTCGAGTTACGCGTGTAGTAGCAGGAGGTAGGCGTTTTAGCTTTTCTGTTTCACTGGTAGCAGGTGATAGAAAAGGATCGGTTGGAGTCGGTATCGGCAAGGCATCTGATACTGCTCTCGCCATCGAAAAAGCATTTCGTGACGCCAAAAGTTCAATGGTTAAGATAAAACGAACAGAAGAAGGTTCTATTCCTCATGACGTGGAAGCAAGGTATACTTCTTCGCACGTTCTACTGCGTCCTTCTAAGGGCAAGGGACTCGTCGCGGGTAGCTCAGTCAGGACCGTTCTAGATTTTGCCGGTATCAAAGACGTATCAGGAAAACTTATTTCACGTAGTAAGAACAAACTGAACAACGCACGGGCTACCGTTAAAGCTTTGGAGAAGTTTGGGGTTGTTGAAAGACAGGAAAAGCCCGCTTCCTCAGAGGAGAGTGAGAATAAAGAGGAGACGCAAAGTAGATCTTAATATTAAAAATTATGCAGATAAATTCACTAGAGAGAAAACATCCGAATAAAACGTCACGACAGTTGGGACGTGGAGGCAAGCGTGGCAAGACTTCCGGGCGTGGTCACAAAGGTCAAAAGGCGCGCGCGGGGCACCGTATTCGTCCTGAAATACGCGACGAGATCAAGAGTATGCCAAAATTGCGCGGTTATAGGTTCTCTAGCTTCACAGCAAAACCAATACCCGTGAATTTGGCTCTTCTAGAAAAGCACTACAAGGAGGGTGAGGCAGTTACGGTAGTTTCTTTAATGGAAAAAGGTCTTGTTAAAAAACAAGGAGGCAAAGCGCCGGCCGTAAAAATTCTTGGCAATGGCGATATTACCAAAAAATTAAATGTAGAAGGTATCGAAGTATCGACTACAGCTAGAGAAAAAATAGAAAAAGCCGGAGGTAAGATCTCATAGAGTATGAACTTTTTTGTTACATTCCAGAAAGCGTTTAAAGATCCGCAAATAAAAAAGCGAATATTTTTCGTATTATTTGCTCTTTTTATATTTCGGGTTTTAGCCGCTATACCGATTCCGGCTATCGATCAGGCGGAACTTTCTACTCTTTTGTCCGGTAACCAATTCTTAGGTTTGCTCAACCTGTTTTCAGGTGGCGGACTTTCATCGCTTTCGATCGTTATGCTCGGAGTTGGTCCTTTCATTACCGCCTCTATTGGTATGCAGCTTCTAACGACCGTTATTCCCCAGCTTAAAACGATGTACCACGAAGAGGGGGACGCGGGACGTCGCAAGTTTTCCCAGATCTCTCGTATGATCACGGTTCCACTAGCTCTTTTCCAGGCTTTTGGATTTCTGATCTTTCTTCAACAACAAGGTATTCTTAGCGGGCTTTCGATCCCGGAGCTTGTTACGAACGCAGTCATAGTGGCCACCGGCTCGGTGCTTATTATGTGGGTCGGAGAGCTTATCTCAGAATTTGGAATAGGTAATGGAGTATCAATGATAATTTTTGCCGGTATTGTTGCCGGTTTGCCGTCCACGGTTCAACAGTTGGCTTTCACTTACACTCCGGCCGATCTTCCAATTTACATCGCTTTCGCGTTTGCGGCGATTGCTATCGTATCTGGAGTTGTGGCGATCTCTGAGGCGGAGCGTCCGATCCCGATCACTAATTCTAAACAAGCACGAGGGGGCGCGCGCAGTGCCGGTCAAATTTCTACCTACCTACCATTAAAGGTAAATCAGGCCGGAGTTATGCCCATAATCTTTGCTTTGGCGATACTTTTGTTCCCGCAGTTCGTGTTCGGCTTTCTCTCCGGCCTTGATAACGCGGCGCTCGCATCTTTTGGTGATCAAGCTACGCAATTATTCCAAAACGCTATATTCTACTCGTTGTTTTACTTTGGTTTGGTATTCTTTTTCACTTACTTCTATACGGCTATTACGTTCGACCCTGAATCTATAGCGGAGAATCTGCAGAAGAGCGGTTCATATGTTCCTGGAGTGCGTCCAGGCACAGCCACCGAAAAATATATCGGCTCGGTTTTGACAAGAATTACTTTTGTCGGCGCGACCTTCTTGGGCGTTATAGCCGTACTGCCTCTCATTATGCAGGGGATCACAGGTAATCCGAATCTGGCCATCGGCGGTACCGCGCTCCTGATCGTTGTCTCGGTAGTTTTGGACTTCATCAAAAAAGTGGATGCGCAGGTCTCAATGCGCGAATATTAAAAACAAAACGTGCCACGGCACGTTTTTTTGTATACTATAGACACAATGGAAGGGACATTCATTCTCATCATGGGGCCATCCGGAAGCGGTAAGGGTACTTTGCTTTCGCATATACGCAAGCGTTTCTCCGAAGAAGCTGAGGTGGTTTTCCCGGTTTCGTGTACTACGCGCGCTATCCGACCGGGCGAGAAAGATGGCGAGACTTACTATTTTATATCTCGAGAGGAATTTAACGAAAGGATCAATAACGATGAGTTTTTGGAGTGGGCTGAATATGGAGGCAATCTTTACGGAACTCTTAAATCGGAAATAATGTCACCTTTAAAAGACGACCTTGTGGTGGTCAGAGAGGTTGAAGTTCAAGGAGTTCGTTCGATACTGTCGATCTTTCCGCGCCCTAACCTTCATTTGGTATATGTTGACGCGGGAGAATGGAGTGATTTTGAAAAAAGAATAAAGTCACGCGCACCCATTGAGGATAAAGAATTGAAAGAAAGACAAGAGCGTTATAAGGATGAATTGTCCTTTAGAGAAAAAGCGGACGAAGTTATCTCTAATAGAGATGGAGAACTTGGTGAGGCAAAGAAAAGAATGGAGAAAATAGTTTCTTCTAAATTGAGCGATAGAGTTCAACGAGAAAGTTGAATTGAATAACGCGATCAGATAGACTGTCTACTAGTATGAATCAACACACTATAATATTTATCGGAAGCCAAGGGAGCGGAAAGGGTACTCAAGCCCAGCGCCTAACAGAATATTTGGAAGTAGAATATCCGGAAGTGCCGGTATTTCTTTTTGGTACGGGAGAAGGATTTCGGAATTTTGCGAAAGAAGAAGGTTATACGAACAAAATCGTTGCTGACTATCTTTCGCGGGGAGAGATATTGCCGGTCTTTTTGCCGATTTGGTTATGGACAAAGATGTGTATAGAGAACTTAAAGGGCAACGAGCATATAGTTTTTGAGGGTTCTCCGCGCACGAAATTGGAGGCGCAAGTAATGGAAAGCGCGTTTGATTTTTATGCCCGAGATTCGGTAACTGTGATAAAGCTTGAGGTTTCCAAAGAAGAGGTGGTCAGGCGGCTCTTGGAGCGCGGACGCTCAGATGATACAAGAGAAGCTATTGAAGAGCGTCTTAGTTGGTACGAGGAAAATGTAAATCCCGCGCTTGAATTTTTTGCAGAAAATTCTCGTTATGATCTTGTTTCTATAGACGGTGAAAAAACGCCTGATGAAGTATTTGAAAGTATTTTAGAAAAAACTAACTTGAGTTAATTATGGATCTCCAAACTTTTATTATTCTAGGAAGTTCGGGAAGTGGTAAGGGAACGCAAACACGAATGTTGAATCAATATCTGGAAGAGGTAGACAAAGAAAGGGGTGTGATAGAGCTTGTGATGGGAGACAATCTTCGCGAGTTGTGGAGAAGGCAAGGGTATACAGAAGAAAGGTCAAAAGAACTAATGGAGCTCGGGAAATTGCAACCGAGCTTTTTA includes the following:
- the rplV gene encoding 50S ribosomal protein L22; the protein is MNMKANLKNYRQSPRKVRLLADLIRGKRADEAQRTLEFTPKRASQTLNKLIDSAVANARHNDNKKPEDLYVSEVRVDEGFTLKRFRPRARGRATRLRKRTSHIYLTLDEKK
- the rpsC gene encoding 30S ribosomal protein S3, whose protein sequence is MTHTVHPYAHRIGIIRDWKSRWFGSKKSYPEYLRSDVVIREHLEKKLRGLYVSSVDIERSEKVLRVIVKTSRPGLIIGRNGEEIQKLKTSLIKALRKAESNIPEEVRIDVEEIKSPESDAGIVAEMVREGLERRLPFRRVLKQTADKVMANRNVLGVRIRVAGRLGGADMARTEEIMKGRVPLQTFRSDIDFTETRAGIAQGTLGIKVWIYRGEVFEEDKESSR
- the rplP gene encoding 50S ribosomal protein L16 — translated: MLFPKKVKFRKWQKQRKHPEKTGVASRGIDIDFGSHGMKSVDYGRIRSFQIEAARKIISRTIGKTGRMWIRVFPDRPYTEKPPEVGMGKGKGDPQGYEFEVTPGRVLFEVDGVTEEVAREALRKGAAKLPVAIKIVAR
- the rpmC gene encoding 50S ribosomal protein L29, translating into MKEIQKKKDNDLKKLLLEKREELREYRFGATGSKASNTNLGNQIKKDVARILTEINARAQK
- the rpsQ gene encoding 30S ribosomal protein S17, producing MEKTKEQTNKRNKTTLKGTVVSDKTKDTVVVLVNRYVKHPKYKKYMKIGRRIKAADVGNTRSVGDTIFIEECAPISKDKRFKVIDK
- the rplN gene encoding 50S ribosomal protein L14, producing MIQTQTLVKITDNSGGKIGRVFKILGGSKKRYAQIGDVVVLSVQSAEPRKQVKKKDVLHAVVVRQAKPMRRDDGSYIRFDENAVVAIEKGGKEPRAGRVFGPIPREISEKGFQRIASLAPEVL
- the rplX gene encoding 50S ribosomal protein L24 yields the protein MKIKKNDNVTVVSGKDKGVTGKVTEAFPRRNKVVVESVNVVKRHAKSSKKGESGEIIEKSLPIDVSNVMLLDPKENKPTRIGYSTNKEGKKVRVAKKSGQNID
- the rplE gene encoding 50S ribosomal protein L5 — protein: MTTTLREKQSKAFEELKGDLGYENKMQAPRIEKIVISSGIGKVDDKNKIELIEDRLARITGQKPAPRQAKKSIASFKVREGDKVGYQVTLRGPEKEAFFDKLINVAIPRMRDFRGLSRESVDEMGNYTVGVREHTIFPETSDEELRNVFGFSVTIVTTAKSGEEALRYLEYLGLPIKKEETETEQ
- a CDS encoding type Z 30S ribosomal protein S14, coding for MAKKSVIARSQKKPKHSTRVVRRCFKCGRKRGYMRDFDLCRICFRELANEGKIPGVRKSSW
- the rpsH gene encoding 30S ribosomal protein S8; this encodes MVTDPIGDFLTRIENAGNARQNTTTVPFSSLKENIAKVLEREGYIASVETSGKNTSKTLEVGIKYSADKTPRVNKTERVSKPSRRMYTSYEDIKPFKFGKGNTILSTPKGILTDMEAKKQEVGGEILFSIW
- the rplF gene encoding 50S ribosomal protein L6: MSRVGKQELKIPNGTTVELNGDTVVVKGPKGTLERTLNPKVNVSVEDGEVKVTPVDDELPTQALWGTFASHIKNMIDGVNDPFEKKLEVEGVGYRAEMQGSDLVLNVGYSHPIKMPIPEGVEVSVEKNVISVSGPNKETVGQFASSIRSMRKPEPYKGKGIHYEDEYVRRKQGKKSV
- the rplR gene encoding 50S ribosomal protein L18, which gives rise to MTTLRNKKRLNRHNRIRARIMGTAERPRLAVFRSNKQFYAQLVDDEAGETLIGVTSLNIKNKSSKEKAQDVAKEIAKKAKEKGIEKVVFDRGGFLYTGNIKLFADTAREAGLIF
- a CDS encoding 30S ribosomal protein S5, whose protein sequence is MTTDKTKEDMTEKTNSPKPKSEGKEGSERTSSQSYNKDSARVSRYGDPSKRQSKEGAENRRGGGRKQGKRFNKKGDRPRPEFDQKIVSIRRVTRVVAGGRRFSFSVSLVAGDRKGSVGVGIGKASDTALAIEKAFRDAKSSMVKIKRTEEGSIPHDVEARYTSSHVLLRPSKGKGLVAGSSVRTVLDFAGIKDVSGKLISRSKNKLNNARATVKALEKFGVVERQEKPASSEESENKEETQSRS
- a CDS encoding uL15 family ribosomal protein produces the protein MQINSLERKHPNKTSRQLGRGGKRGKTSGRGHKGQKARAGHRIRPEIRDEIKSMPKLRGYRFSSFTAKPIPVNLALLEKHYKEGEAVTVVSLMEKGLVKKQGGKAPAVKILGNGDITKKLNVEGIEVSTTAREKIEKAGGKIS
- the secY gene encoding preprotein translocase subunit SecY, with the translated sequence MNFFVTFQKAFKDPQIKKRIFFVLFALFIFRVLAAIPIPAIDQAELSTLLSGNQFLGLLNLFSGGGLSSLSIVMLGVGPFITASIGMQLLTTVIPQLKTMYHEEGDAGRRKFSQISRMITVPLALFQAFGFLIFLQQQGILSGLSIPELVTNAVIVATGSVLIMWVGELISEFGIGNGVSMIIFAGIVAGLPSTVQQLAFTYTPADLPIYIAFAFAAIAIVSGVVAISEAERPIPITNSKQARGGARSAGQISTYLPLKVNQAGVMPIIFALAILLFPQFVFGFLSGLDNAALASFGDQATQLFQNAIFYSLFYFGLVFFFTYFYTAITFDPESIAENLQKSGSYVPGVRPGTATEKYIGSVLTRITFVGATFLGVIAVLPLIMQGITGNPNLAIGGTALLIVVSVVLDFIKKVDAQVSMREY
- a CDS encoding nucleoside monophosphate kinase, which gives rise to MNQHTIIFIGSQGSGKGTQAQRLTEYLEVEYPEVPVFLFGTGEGFRNFAKEEGYTNKIVADYLSRGEILPVFLPIWLWTKMCIENLKGNEHIVFEGSPRTKLEAQVMESAFDFYARDSVTVIKLEVSKEEVVRRLLERGRSDDTREAIEERLSWYEENVNPALEFFAENSRYDLVSIDGEKTPDEVFESILEKTNLS